The Cystobacter fuscus DSM 2262 genome includes a region encoding these proteins:
- a CDS encoding efflux transporter outer membrane subunit, protein MLDRERRVWLRVGAMLLVGCGVSACPTHAPPRGQAVRQKALVHTSLATAWTSPGGLEGDIQDGWLATFADEQLQSLVTEALHHDPDLRAAAARVEQAAGYLGVARAALFPSLDVQGKESLGLGQGLTGVLRGIDISAGWEIDLWGKLRYRWNAAGESMAAAEAELEFARQSMAATLAKGWFLATEAHLLRGIATQRVSMGEELVRLTTTRWQVGAASEQEVALAQASVESYRDTLKQAELARVRAVRAVELLVGRYPAGALAPREDLVELPGAVPAGIPASVLERRPDLLAAERRVAAAFDRMQEAKAARLPSLRLTGAVGFVDSDVVVLRETLTNPAGGLAAGLLAPIFHGGALAAQVRIRTAEQEEALAAYAAAALRATNEVENALTSSMILRERRQLLEKALAGHERALELLTIDYDVGKIDLRTLLQQNLLTDAARISLLRVRSEQLLQRINLHLALGGGFLTPAEAKPGGQQPIGSPTPGR, encoded by the coding sequence ATGCTCGATCGCGAGCGGCGGGTGTGGCTCCGGGTCGGGGCGATGCTCCTGGTGGGCTGCGGTGTCTCGGCGTGCCCCACTCACGCCCCACCACGGGGCCAGGCGGTCCGCCAGAAGGCCCTCGTGCATACGTCGCTCGCCACCGCCTGGACATCCCCGGGCGGGCTGGAGGGAGACATTCAGGACGGGTGGCTGGCGACGTTCGCGGACGAGCAACTCCAATCCCTGGTCACCGAGGCGCTCCACCACGATCCGGACCTCCGCGCCGCCGCGGCGCGGGTGGAGCAGGCGGCGGGCTACCTGGGGGTTGCCCGCGCGGCGCTGTTTCCTTCCCTCGACGTCCAGGGAAAGGAGTCGCTCGGGCTCGGCCAGGGCCTGACCGGCGTGCTCCGTGGCATCGACATCTCCGCCGGATGGGAGATCGATCTGTGGGGGAAGCTCAGGTATCGATGGAACGCGGCCGGCGAATCGATGGCCGCGGCCGAAGCCGAGCTCGAGTTCGCCCGGCAGTCCATGGCGGCGACCCTGGCCAAGGGTTGGTTCCTGGCCACGGAGGCCCACCTCCTGAGGGGGATCGCGACCCAGAGGGTCTCGATGGGCGAGGAGCTCGTTCGACTCACGACCACGCGCTGGCAGGTCGGAGCGGCCAGTGAGCAGGAGGTGGCGCTGGCGCAGGCGAGCGTGGAGTCGTATCGAGACACCTTGAAGCAGGCCGAGCTGGCCCGCGTGCGGGCGGTACGCGCGGTGGAGCTCCTCGTCGGGCGTTATCCGGCGGGGGCGCTCGCCCCCAGGGAAGACCTGGTCGAGCTTCCGGGGGCGGTCCCCGCCGGGATTCCCGCCTCGGTGCTCGAGCGGCGGCCGGACCTGCTCGCCGCCGAACGGCGCGTGGCCGCCGCGTTCGACCGGATGCAAGAGGCCAAGGCAGCGCGGCTCCCCTCGCTGCGCCTCACGGGCGCCGTGGGCTTCGTCGACAGCGACGTGGTGGTGTTGAGGGAGACGCTCACCAATCCCGCCGGAGGCCTCGCGGCGGGGCTGTTGGCGCCGATCTTCCATGGAGGAGCCCTCGCGGCGCAGGTGCGCATCCGGACGGCGGAACAGGAGGAGGCCCTCGCCGCGTACGCGGCCGCGGCCTTGCGCGCCACGAACGAGGTGGAGAACGCGCTGACGAGCTCGATGATCCTCCGCGAGCGCCGCCAACTCCTGGAGAAGGCGCTCGCCGGACACGAGCGTGCGCTCGAGCTCCTGACCATCGACTACGACGTTGGGAAGATCGATCTCCGGACATTGCTCCAGCAGAACCTGCTCACGGATGCAGCGAGGATTTCGCTCTTGCGCGTCCGGAGCGAGCAACTGCTTCAGCGAATCAATCTCCATCTGGCGCTGGGGGGCGGCTTCCTGACTCCGGCGGAGGCGAAGCCTGGTGGGCAGCAACCGATCGGGAGCCCCACCCCGGGGAGGTAG
- a CDS encoding chemotaxis protein: MRTLPRLLFPVLFLVLMPACAALKPRSPLFERVGRSKLSVGELRIRVGDMARRFPGVLEATADVAAERSHSAGTREALLRFKSNAVPVMQSALLQPDPVAALIDGWALLAQLEQSLPMRAPPEVVDTLQRSFEELESEVELLWRELSGRQDVSNLRALVHAWAAEHPLTGTLVSRESTVPLLAEFTDRSGVGLLGATAAALQDTQDLVQRVDLYVGTLPRQVRWQAELATQEVLEAPALVSAVHELERAVDVLVRVGALADRTPRWVAGERQSLQDFLSSERRAVLDGVRGERVAVLDSLHVERVETLAQLEPLARGWVDHAFDRATGLVNHVFLWLLGLLVLFLLGLLLVTALLARAWRQGEGLPWDRSRGGVGSSRERSAPGEPAVPGPAPSMGEHPAEPHH, translated from the coding sequence ATGCGCACACTCCCGCGGCTCCTGTTCCCGGTCCTGTTCTTGGTGCTGATGCCGGCCTGTGCCGCGTTGAAGCCGCGCTCGCCCCTGTTCGAGCGCGTGGGCAGATCGAAGCTGTCGGTGGGCGAGCTGCGCATCCGCGTTGGCGACATGGCGCGCCGCTTCCCGGGCGTCCTCGAGGCCACCGCGGACGTGGCCGCCGAGCGCTCCCACTCGGCTGGGACTCGCGAGGCGCTGCTTCGCTTCAAGAGCAACGCGGTGCCCGTCATGCAGTCGGCGCTCCTCCAGCCGGATCCGGTGGCGGCGCTGATCGACGGCTGGGCCTTGCTGGCGCAGCTCGAGCAGTCGCTCCCGATGCGGGCTCCACCAGAGGTCGTGGACACCCTCCAGCGTTCGTTCGAGGAGCTGGAGTCGGAGGTGGAGCTGCTCTGGCGGGAGCTGTCGGGCCGTCAGGACGTGTCCAACCTGCGGGCGCTCGTCCATGCGTGGGCCGCCGAGCACCCGTTGACCGGAACGCTCGTCTCGCGCGAGTCCACCGTGCCCCTGCTGGCCGAATTCACGGACCGCTCCGGGGTGGGCCTGCTGGGGGCGACGGCCGCCGCCCTCCAGGACACGCAGGACCTGGTTCAACGGGTGGACCTCTACGTCGGCACCCTACCGCGGCAGGTCCGCTGGCAGGCGGAGCTCGCCACCCAGGAAGTCTTGGAGGCACCGGCCCTGGTCTCGGCCGTGCACGAGCTGGAGCGTGCGGTGGATGTGCTCGTGCGCGTGGGGGCGCTGGCCGACAGGACCCCCCGGTGGGTGGCGGGTGAGCGCCAGTCGCTGCAGGACTTCCTCTCCTCCGAGCGGCGGGCGGTGCTGGACGGTGTCCGGGGCGAGCGCGTGGCCGTGTTGGACTCGCTCCACGTCGAGCGCGTGGAGACGTTGGCGCAGCTGGAGCCCCTGGCCCGGGGCTGGGTGGACCACGCCTTCGACCGAGCCACGGGCCTGGTGAATCACGTCTTCCTCTGGCTGTTGGGACTGCTGGTGTTGTTCCTGTTGGGCCTGCTTCTGGTCACGGCGCTGCTGGCACGGGCCTGGCGCCAGGGCGAGGGTCTGCCCTGGGACCGTTCACGGGGGGGCGTTGGGTCGTCGAGGGAGCGGAGTGCCCCGGGCGAGCCCGCCGTGCCGGGTCCGGCGCCGTCCATGGGCGAGCACCCGGCCGAGCCCCATCATTGA
- the ddaH gene encoding dimethylargininase, with protein MRKLALVRRPSPRLADGITTHIERTPVDLALARRQWEAYVAALHAEGWETIEVAPADDCPDSVFVEDTVVVYGDLAVISRPGADERKPETAGTEAALRGLGYRIARIEAPGTLDGGDVLKHDGAVWVGLGGRTNPPGVEQLRAHLAPLGAEVVGVPLTKVLHLKSAVTALPDGTVIGHEPLVEEPGTWDRFLPVPEAAGAHVVLLGQNKGTETVLMSTSAPRTRRLFEDRGLRVVAVDISEFEKLEGCVTCLSVRLRG; from the coding sequence ATGAGGAAACTGGCGCTGGTTCGCCGGCCGAGTCCGCGGCTGGCCGACGGGATCACCACCCATATCGAGCGCACGCCGGTGGACCTCGCGCTGGCGAGGCGGCAGTGGGAGGCCTACGTCGCGGCCCTGCATGCCGAGGGCTGGGAGACCATCGAGGTGGCTCCGGCCGACGATTGCCCGGACTCGGTCTTCGTCGAGGATACCGTCGTCGTGTATGGCGATCTGGCGGTCATCAGCCGTCCCGGGGCGGACGAGCGCAAGCCGGAGACAGCCGGCACCGAGGCGGCGCTGCGGGGGCTCGGCTACCGGATCGCCCGGATCGAGGCGCCCGGTACCCTCGATGGTGGCGACGTCCTCAAGCACGACGGCGCCGTGTGGGTCGGCCTGGGCGGCCGCACGAACCCTCCTGGCGTCGAGCAACTCCGCGCCCACCTCGCACCCCTCGGGGCGGAGGTCGTGGGGGTCCCGCTCACCAAGGTGCTGCACCTGAAGTCGGCGGTCACCGCCCTGCCGGATGGCACGGTCATCGGCCACGAACCGCTCGTCGAAGAGCCGGGCACGTGGGATCGCTTCCTTCCGGTGCCGGAGGCAGCCGGCGCCCACGTGGTTCTACTCGGCCAGAACAAAGGCACCGAGACCGTGCTGATGTCCACCAGCGCGCCGCGGACGCGTCGGCTCTTCGAGGACCGTGGCCTGCGTGTGGTGGCGGTGGACATCAGCGAGTTCGAGAAGCTCGAGGGCTGCGTGACCTGCTTGTCGGTGCGGCTCCGGGGCTGA
- a CDS encoding DUF2254 domain-containing protein, whose protein sequence is MRPRPTGLRGEHPRSRLWARNSVWLLPALGAVLGAGLAGFFVANPLDTNHWLLRGLAWRTSVQQARTGLGSVLGVVLTILSIALSLSLLVLQNIASQYSPRLLRLFMHSLGFRILIPTFVATVVYCLAGMYAFGFVEDHGVAPRPALSIAMLLLVCCGMALIFQTTSTLALVRAEQIVRQTKAYSLKVAHKLDRRRRLDVEQPLSAPAHSGTWRPVSSPSSGFVVDIDARALLRLAEARGLVIHVDVVIGEPVVRGGRLGRVISERGPLTEDPPMERAVERTVLIGPWREPDRDLALGVRQLVDVAIKALSPGINDPSTAVESLDQLTVLLCELCALRQGPRVLADPEGRPRVFLPALELGDYLLLATEQISRYGAGESAVVLRLLRLAGEVGLRARREQDQRATREVLHQVRADAESALGGSSRLPLLRRYAEEVERALEHTEPLPPLPALGF, encoded by the coding sequence GTGAGACCGCGGCCCACCGGGCTCCGGGGCGAGCACCCGCGGAGTCGGCTCTGGGCACGCAACAGCGTGTGGCTGCTGCCCGCCTTGGGAGCGGTGCTGGGAGCCGGGCTGGCCGGGTTCTTCGTGGCCAACCCCCTCGACACCAACCACTGGCTGCTGCGAGGCCTGGCCTGGCGCACCTCCGTCCAGCAAGCACGGACGGGCCTTGGTTCGGTGTTGGGGGTGGTGCTCACCATCCTGAGCATCGCCCTGTCGCTGTCGCTGTTGGTGCTGCAGAACATCGCCAGCCAGTACTCCCCGCGCCTGCTGCGCCTCTTCATGCACAGCCTGGGCTTCCGCATCCTCATCCCCACATTCGTGGCCACGGTTGTCTACTGCCTGGCCGGCATGTACGCGTTCGGCTTCGTGGAAGACCATGGCGTGGCGCCTCGTCCGGCGCTCTCCATCGCCATGCTGCTGCTCGTCTGCTGCGGCATGGCCCTGATCTTCCAGACGACGTCCACGCTCGCCCTGGTGCGCGCCGAGCAGATCGTCCGCCAGACGAAGGCGTACTCCCTGAAGGTGGCGCACAAGCTGGACCGGCGGCGCCGCCTGGACGTGGAGCAGCCCCTCTCCGCCCCAGCCCACTCCGGCACGTGGCGGCCCGTGTCCTCTCCTTCCTCCGGCTTCGTGGTGGACATCGACGCGCGGGCACTGCTGCGGCTGGCCGAGGCCCGCGGGCTCGTCATCCACGTGGACGTGGTCATCGGCGAGCCCGTGGTGCGGGGCGGGCGGCTCGGCCGGGTGATCTCGGAGAGGGGGCCCCTCACGGAGGACCCGCCCATGGAGCGAGCCGTGGAGCGCACCGTGCTCATCGGCCCCTGGCGCGAGCCGGACAGGGACCTGGCGCTCGGAGTGCGGCAGCTCGTGGACGTGGCCATCAAGGCGCTCTCGCCGGGCATCAACGATCCGTCCACGGCGGTGGAGTCCCTGGACCAGCTCACCGTCCTGCTGTGCGAGCTGTGCGCGCTGCGGCAGGGACCCCGCGTCCTGGCGGACCCGGAGGGCCGCCCGCGCGTCTTCCTCCCCGCGCTGGAGCTGGGGGACTACCTCCTGCTGGCCACCGAGCAGATCAGCCGCTACGGCGCCGGAGAGTCGGCCGTGGTGCTGCGGTTGCTACGATTGGCCGGAGAGGTGGGGCTGAGAGCCAGGCGGGAGCAGGACCAGCGGGCCACCCGCGAGGTGCTCCATCAGGTGCGCGCGGACGCCGAGTCGGCCCTGGGCGGCTCCTCGCGCCTGCCGCTGCTGCGGCGCTACGCCGAGGAGGTGGAACGGGCCCTGGAGCACACCGAGCCCTTGCCGCCCCTGCCCGCGCTCGGCTTCTGA
- a CDS encoding hemolysin family protein — MPTWVLWTACLALVFLRGFIAAAESALYGTSDLKAQELATSHPSAGGRILRHKTERESTATALRVGMVLSGFLAAAIGSFVPPQMLNFTRLGESPWLNVATVLAGALLVGLLATLVEVTMRGLANAGPERWALRLSWLVSLLVVLFYPPMRLLMAPINLVARGFGRTLRFEPPPPPLEELEKLLAAQAAKEEVDQSAPQLIRSIFELSDKRCRDVMVPRTEVVCVDLSTPSVEVLRLLAEENHSRIPVYRDDVDHIMGVLHARDLIPLLQHPELIVLQDTIRPANFVPWLKPIGDLLREMQRQKIHMAIVVDEYGGFMGIVTLEDILREIVGDIGDEFEVEEKQVEKLADGAFLVDAAMEVDGFTQAFGFPLPEGDFDTLGGFLSSLAGHLPDVGERFTYDGWAFTVQAKEGARIDRIRMVKLKQPVKEATHRETPGEPPAGEPPGPRESASANHKG; from the coding sequence ATGCCTACCTGGGTCCTCTGGACCGCCTGCCTGGCCCTCGTCTTCCTCCGGGGCTTCATCGCCGCCGCCGAGTCCGCCCTCTATGGGACGTCCGATCTCAAGGCGCAGGAGTTGGCGACCTCCCACCCGAGTGCCGGCGGACGGATCCTGCGCCACAAGACCGAGCGCGAGTCCACCGCCACGGCGCTGCGCGTGGGCATGGTGCTCAGCGGCTTCCTGGCCGCGGCCATCGGCTCCTTCGTGCCGCCGCAGATGCTCAACTTCACCCGGCTGGGGGAATCGCCCTGGCTGAACGTGGCCACGGTGCTCGCCGGGGCCCTGCTCGTGGGCCTGCTGGCCACGCTCGTCGAGGTGACGATGCGCGGCCTGGCCAACGCCGGTCCCGAGCGCTGGGCGCTGCGCCTGTCGTGGCTCGTGTCGCTGCTCGTGGTGCTCTTCTACCCGCCCATGCGCCTGCTCATGGCGCCCATCAACCTGGTGGCCCGCGGCTTCGGCCGCACCCTGCGCTTCGAGCCTCCGCCCCCGCCACTGGAGGAGCTGGAGAAGCTGCTCGCCGCCCAGGCCGCCAAGGAGGAGGTGGATCAGAGCGCCCCCCAGCTCATCCGCTCCATCTTCGAGCTGTCCGACAAACGCTGCCGGGACGTCATGGTGCCGCGCACCGAGGTGGTGTGCGTGGACCTGTCCACCCCGTCCGTCGAGGTGCTGCGGCTGCTGGCCGAGGAGAACCACTCGCGCATTCCCGTCTACCGGGACGACGTGGACCACATCATGGGCGTGCTGCACGCGCGCGACCTGATTCCGCTGTTGCAGCACCCCGAGCTCATCGTGTTGCAGGACACCATCCGTCCCGCCAACTTCGTGCCCTGGCTCAAGCCCATCGGCGACCTGCTGCGCGAGATGCAGCGGCAGAAGATCCACATGGCCATCGTCGTGGACGAGTACGGCGGCTTCATGGGCATCGTGACGCTGGAGGACATCCTCCGGGAGATCGTCGGCGACATCGGCGACGAGTTCGAGGTGGAGGAGAAGCAGGTGGAGAAGCTGGCCGACGGTGCCTTCCTGGTGGACGCCGCGATGGAGGTGGACGGCTTCACCCAGGCCTTCGGCTTCCCGCTGCCCGAGGGCGACTTCGACACCCTGGGCGGCTTCCTGTCCTCGCTGGCCGGGCACCTGCCGGACGTGGGCGAGCGCTTCACCTACGACGGCTGGGCCTTCACGGTGCAGGCGAAGGAGGGCGCGCGAATTGATCGGATACGGATGGTGAAGCTCAAGCAGCCCGTCAAGGAGGCCACGCACCGGGAAACGCCGGGAGAGCCGCCCGCGGGCGAGCCGCCGGGCCCGAGGGAGTCCGCATCCGCCAACCACAAGGGCTGA
- a CDS encoding serine/threonine protein kinase — translation MASQLDLGGYEVIGRLAVGGMAEVYQARAKPTTQRSPGEPDEVVLKRLLPAYRNDGAFVKAFVDEAKLTVRLRHTNIVRTFRLFKAGPDYLMVQELVAGRTLGFMQELLMKAGAAMPPEAACYIAWCVLKALDYIHRAKAGEGGATIVHRDVNPANILLSVTGEVKLTDFGVADVEGGVRGDTGALRGTLPYMSPEQVLSQPVDTRSDLFSVGIILWELLTCRRLYTGEGEAELMHRVRDARAPLLSTLVPGLPDYAEQVVRKALFADKARRFQSAAEFIRALEALSRRTGWPLTVEALKPLLGG, via the coding sequence GTGGCGTCACAACTGGACCTGGGTGGTTACGAGGTCATCGGCCGTCTCGCGGTAGGCGGGATGGCGGAAGTGTATCAAGCACGGGCCAAGCCCACGACGCAGCGCTCGCCGGGTGAGCCCGACGAGGTGGTGCTCAAGCGGCTGTTGCCCGCGTACCGCAACGATGGCGCCTTCGTGAAGGCCTTCGTCGACGAGGCGAAGCTCACCGTGCGCCTGCGCCACACCAACATCGTGCGCACCTTCCGGCTCTTCAAGGCGGGGCCGGACTACCTGATGGTGCAGGAGCTGGTGGCGGGGCGCACGCTGGGCTTCATGCAGGAGTTGTTGATGAAGGCCGGCGCCGCGATGCCGCCGGAAGCGGCCTGTTACATCGCCTGGTGCGTGCTCAAGGCGCTGGACTACATCCACCGCGCCAAGGCGGGCGAGGGCGGGGCCACCATCGTCCACCGCGACGTCAACCCGGCCAACATCCTCTTGAGCGTGACGGGCGAGGTGAAGCTCACCGACTTCGGGGTGGCGGACGTGGAGGGCGGTGTGCGGGGAGACACGGGCGCGCTGCGCGGCACGCTGCCCTACATGAGCCCGGAGCAGGTGCTGAGCCAGCCGGTGGACACACGCAGCGATCTGTTCTCGGTGGGCATCATCCTCTGGGAGCTGCTCACGTGCCGGCGCCTGTACACCGGGGAGGGGGAGGCGGAGCTGATGCACCGGGTGCGCGATGCGCGCGCGCCGCTGCTGTCCACGCTCGTGCCGGGGCTGCCGGACTACGCGGAGCAGGTGGTGCGCAAGGCGCTCTTCGCGGACAAGGCCCGCCGTTTCCAGTCGGCCGCGGAGTTCATCCGCGCGCTGGAGGCGCTGTCACGCCGCACCGGGTGGCCGCTCACGGTGGAGGCCCTCAAGCCACTGCTGGGGGGTTGA
- a CDS encoding DUF4142 domain-containing protein encodes MRMRRWLWSAGLLAVMGMNVGCAHNEEKQARHQTEKVGEAVAEKVRFTDQLVLLNQGQITLGQLAMRKSNNPEVRRFAQDLIRDHQRNQADLEALARTKALSLAVLDLGWEQRGVGGAGYEGAQKGVEKGGRHYDKKLDKQVDQFIDKRDQLAVLSSREFDRAFLDEVREEQKQGGKLVDEGLDKYRDDAAMAVFLSRTAPVLNSHEQRAESLQGIMRE; translated from the coding sequence ATGAGAATGCGTCGATGGTTGTGGAGCGCGGGGCTGCTGGCGGTCATGGGCATGAACGTTGGCTGTGCCCACAACGAGGAAAAACAGGCACGCCACCAGACCGAGAAGGTGGGTGAGGCCGTCGCGGAAAAGGTCCGCTTCACGGACCAGCTCGTCCTGTTGAATCAGGGGCAGATCACGCTGGGCCAGCTCGCCATGCGCAAGTCCAACAACCCCGAGGTGAGGCGCTTCGCACAGGATCTGATCCGGGACCATCAGCGAAACCAAGCCGACCTGGAGGCACTGGCCCGGACCAAGGCCTTGTCGTTGGCCGTGCTGGACCTGGGCTGGGAACAGCGGGGGGTCGGTGGCGCGGGCTACGAGGGCGCGCAGAAGGGCGTCGAGAAGGGTGGCCGGCACTACGACAAGAAGCTCGACAAGCAGGTGGACCAGTTCATCGACAAGCGCGACCAGCTGGCGGTCCTGAGCAGCAGAGAGTTCGACAGGGCCTTCCTGGACGAGGTGCGCGAGGAGCAGAAGCAAGGCGGGAAACTCGTCGACGAGGGCCTGGACAAATACCGCGATGACGCGGCGATGGCCGTGTTCCTCTCGAGGACCGCGCCGGTGCTCAACAGCCACGAGCAGCGGGCCGAGTCGCTCCAGGGCATCATGAGGGAATGA
- a CDS encoding HlyD family secretion protein, with product MELILLLIYSLVVWLVFFKLKLLPWNFVSQVIVITLPVIGIAVLILLANVYAPSSSDVRVMNYVVQIVPRVSGRVIEVPVEPNSVVKKGDVLFRIDPTSARLEVDGMRAKVKELEARVAGARANERQLGLERKTAQGRRAAIAARLELARRRVRQHQTLASSGAGNQFDLQQMEAEAKNLEGELSAAAASVGQATQKLEARTDDGTLVELAAAKAALDHARAALADAEWRLKETVTYAPADGTVVNLQLRAGSYAAALPISPVMGFVENEQYLVALFNQNELHKVQPGDEAEVTLLAFPNRVIKCRVESVVWATGQGQLPLSGTIPETGAQSQAPGRYAVKLRVDEKEGSVLLPAGARGNAAIYTHGLHPVHILRKVILRVGTKVDWLILKLH from the coding sequence ATGGAACTGATACTGCTCCTCATCTACTCGCTCGTCGTCTGGCTGGTCTTCTTCAAGCTCAAGCTCCTGCCGTGGAACTTCGTCTCCCAGGTGATCGTCATCACCCTTCCCGTGATTGGGATCGCGGTGTTGATCCTGCTCGCCAACGTCTACGCGCCGTCTTCGTCGGACGTGCGGGTGATGAACTACGTCGTGCAGATCGTGCCGCGCGTCTCCGGACGCGTCATCGAGGTGCCGGTCGAGCCCAACAGCGTGGTGAAGAAGGGGGATGTGCTCTTCCGCATCGATCCCACGTCCGCGCGGCTCGAGGTCGACGGGATGAGGGCCAAGGTGAAGGAATTGGAGGCGAGGGTCGCTGGCGCCCGAGCCAATGAGCGGCAGTTGGGTCTGGAGCGCAAGACGGCCCAGGGGCGGAGGGCGGCCATCGCGGCCCGGCTCGAGCTCGCCCGGCGGCGCGTCCGGCAACACCAGACGCTCGCGTCCAGCGGGGCCGGCAATCAGTTCGATCTGCAGCAGATGGAGGCGGAAGCCAAGAACCTCGAGGGCGAGCTGAGCGCGGCGGCTGCCTCCGTGGGACAGGCCACGCAGAAGCTCGAGGCACGGACGGACGACGGTACACTCGTCGAGCTCGCCGCGGCCAAGGCCGCGCTGGACCACGCGCGCGCCGCCCTGGCCGATGCCGAGTGGCGCCTCAAGGAAACCGTGACGTATGCGCCCGCCGACGGGACCGTGGTGAACCTCCAGCTTCGCGCTGGCTCCTACGCGGCGGCCCTTCCCATCTCCCCCGTGATGGGCTTCGTGGAGAACGAGCAGTACCTGGTCGCGCTCTTCAATCAGAACGAGCTGCACAAGGTGCAACCTGGTGACGAAGCGGAGGTCACGCTCCTGGCGTTTCCCAACCGGGTCATCAAGTGCCGTGTCGAGTCCGTGGTCTGGGCGACAGGACAGGGGCAGCTTCCCTTATCGGGAACGATCCCCGAGACGGGGGCTCAATCCCAGGCTCCCGGGCGCTATGCCGTCAAGCTCAGGGTCGACGAGAAGGAGGGCTCCGTCCTCCTGCCCGCGGGAGCGCGCGGAAACGCCGCCATCTACACCCACGGGCTTCACCCGGTCCACATCCTGCGCAAGGTGATTCTCCGGGTGGGAACCAAGGTGGATTGGTTGATTCTCAAGCTGCACTGA
- a CDS encoding pilus assembly protein N-terminal domain-containing protein codes for MRPPVSRFTLLVPLATLLVLLAAPSVRAWPVDLAMNLEAGKERFHKLTVVDWVEVEDPSIATAEIFQESKELMLTGVKPGRTLLLLYAGGKFAVWRLVVGAPGKPVEAEPVAAPLDAARKACPGLKATEGAERSLTAEVKDARCREALRAVLKTDAYLARELDLTFELALLQEQLASLSPALKALGLEASYRGAGLLLKGSTTPEGHRQALWELFRQSVGRVPLEDRVEVKRPAPPDAGTPPSPAP; via the coding sequence ATGCGTCCACCAGTGAGCCGCTTTACCCTCCTCGTGCCCCTGGCCACCCTGCTCGTGCTGCTGGCCGCTCCCTCCGTGCGGGCCTGGCCGGTGGATCTGGCGATGAACCTGGAGGCGGGCAAGGAGCGCTTCCACAAGCTGACGGTGGTGGACTGGGTGGAGGTGGAGGACCCGTCCATCGCCACGGCGGAGATCTTCCAGGAGAGCAAGGAGCTGATGCTCACCGGGGTGAAGCCCGGGCGCACGCTGCTGCTGTTGTACGCGGGGGGGAAGTTCGCCGTGTGGCGGCTGGTAGTGGGCGCGCCGGGCAAGCCGGTGGAGGCCGAGCCCGTCGCGGCGCCCCTGGATGCGGCGCGCAAGGCCTGCCCGGGCCTGAAGGCGACCGAGGGCGCCGAGCGCTCGTTGACGGCGGAGGTGAAGGACGCGCGCTGCCGCGAGGCGCTGCGCGCGGTGTTGAAGACGGACGCGTACCTGGCACGCGAGTTGGACCTGACCTTCGAGTTGGCGCTGTTGCAGGAGCAGCTCGCGAGCCTGTCCCCCGCGCTCAAGGCCCTGGGCCTCGAGGCGAGCTACCGCGGTGCGGGGCTGTTGCTGAAGGGGTCCACCACGCCCGAGGGCCACCGCCAGGCGCTCTGGGAGTTGTTCCGCCAGTCCGTGGGCCGCGTGCCCCTGGAGGACCGGGTCGAGGTGAAGCGGCCCGCTCCCCCCGACGCGGGCACGCCGCCGTCGCCCGCTCCCTGA
- a CDS encoding DUF3302 domain-containing protein, with protein sequence MKWPRGVTTAAARWLGLLTWVPFSAQASVLGGDALDTLAEVLSWIVIIVAPVLLIAGFWMIHILPEKIAEKRHHPQLEAIKTLCFLSLFFGGLLWPLAWLWAYSKPILYKLAYGEDRVRPEPRAELAEAGVEAPPTAHPEPPTQGPAADGRGEPH encoded by the coding sequence ATGAAATGGCCACGAGGGGTGACCACCGCGGCGGCGCGGTGGCTGGGACTGTTGACGTGGGTGCCATTCTCCGCGCAGGCGTCGGTCCTCGGCGGCGACGCGCTGGACACCCTGGCGGAAGTGCTCAGCTGGATCGTCATCATCGTCGCCCCGGTACTGTTGATCGCCGGGTTCTGGATGATCCACATCCTCCCCGAGAAGATCGCCGAGAAGCGGCATCACCCGCAGCTCGAGGCCATCAAGACCCTCTGCTTCCTGTCGCTGTTCTTCGGTGGGCTCTTGTGGCCCCTGGCGTGGCTCTGGGCCTACTCCAAGCCGATCCTGTACAAGCTGGCGTATGGCGAGGATCGGGTCCGCCCCGAGCCCCGCGCCGAGCTCGCCGAGGCCGGCGTGGAAGCGCCGCCCACGGCCCACCCCGAGCCGCCCACCCAGGGGCCTGCCGCCGACGGGCGGGGGGAGCCGCACTGA